In a single window of the Streptacidiphilus sp. P02-A3a genome:
- a CDS encoding thioredoxin family protein codes for MTGLVVCAAVLALSAVFGLWRMRRDGRLRVRGRDGEVRLSAEDLGAALGERATLVQFSSAFCAPCRATKRVLGEVALLVDGVAHVEIDAESQLDLVRRLDILRTPTVLVLDAGGALVRRASGQPRKADVIAALGLAVD; via the coding sequence ATGACTGGATTGGTGGTGTGCGCGGCCGTACTGGCCCTGTCGGCGGTCTTCGGCCTGTGGCGCATGCGCCGCGACGGGAGGCTGCGGGTGCGCGGGCGGGACGGCGAGGTGCGGCTCAGCGCGGAGGACCTGGGCGCGGCGCTGGGGGAGCGGGCGACGCTGGTGCAGTTCTCCTCGGCCTTCTGCGCGCCCTGCCGGGCGACCAAGCGGGTACTGGGCGAGGTGGCGCTGCTGGTCGACGGCGTGGCCCACGTGGAGATCGACGCCGAGTCGCAGCTGGACCTGGTCCGGCGGCTCGACATCCTGCGGACGCCCACGGTGCTGGTGCTGGACGCCGGTGGCGCGCTGGTGCGGCGGGCCTCGGGGCAGCCGCGCAAGGCCGACGTGATCGCCGCGCTGGGGCTCGCCGTCGACTGA
- a CDS encoding DUF4395 domain-containing protein, translating to MPSSTPVSPSPSIAAAPAPARIDARGPRFAAVLTTVVLAVVLITGSGWLLAAQTLVFALGALGGLGRSPYGWLYRTFVRPRLGPPTELEDAAPPRFAQAVGLGFALVGTVGYLSGATWLGLAATALALAAAFLNAAFGYCLGCEVYLLLRRGQHWLRPAGQ from the coding sequence ATGCCCTCGTCCACGCCCGTCTCCCCCTCACCGTCCATAGCCGCCGCGCCCGCGCCCGCGCGGATCGACGCCCGCGGCCCGCGCTTCGCCGCCGTGCTGACCACCGTCGTGCTGGCGGTGGTGCTGATCACCGGCTCCGGCTGGCTGCTGGCCGCCCAGACGCTGGTCTTCGCCCTGGGCGCGCTCGGCGGCCTGGGCCGCTCGCCCTACGGATGGCTCTACCGCACCTTCGTCCGCCCCCGGCTCGGGCCGCCCACCGAGCTGGAGGACGCGGCCCCGCCGCGCTTCGCCCAGGCCGTCGGCCTGGGCTTCGCCCTGGTCGGCACGGTGGGCTACCTCAGCGGCGCGACCTGGCTCGGACTGGCCGCCACCGCGCTCGCGCTGGCCGCCGCCTTCCTCAACGCGGCCTTCGGCTACTGCCTCGGCTGCGAGGTCTACCTGCTGCTGCGCAGGGGGCAGCACTGGTTGCGACCTGCGGGCCAGTAG
- a CDS encoding electron transfer flavoprotein subunit alpha/FixB family protein: MGEVLVLVDHVEGAVRKPTLELLTLARRIGEPSAVLLGAGAAAADLAAKLGEYGAAKVYAADAAEFADYLVVPKVDALEQIAKAAGTPAAVLVTSSGEGKEIAARLALRLGSGVITDAVDLNSGDSGPVATQAAFAASFTTTSRVSHGVPVITVKPNATSPEAAPAAGAVETVTVAFSATATGTKVTSRTPRVSTGRPELTEAAIVVSGGRGVGAAEGFGVVEELADSLGAAVGASRAAVDAGWYPHSNQVGQTGKQVSPQLYIANGISGAIQHRAGMQTSKTIVAVNKDAEAPIFELADYGVVGDLFNVLPQLTAEVKARKG; this comes from the coding sequence ATGGGTGAAGTCCTCGTCCTGGTCGACCACGTCGAGGGGGCCGTGCGCAAGCCGACCCTCGAACTGCTGACCCTGGCCCGCCGCATCGGCGAGCCCTCCGCCGTCCTCCTCGGGGCCGGTGCCGCCGCGGCCGACCTGGCCGCGAAGCTCGGCGAGTACGGCGCGGCCAAGGTGTACGCCGCCGACGCCGCCGAGTTCGCCGACTACCTGGTGGTGCCCAAGGTCGACGCCCTGGAGCAGATCGCCAAGGCCGCCGGGACCCCGGCCGCCGTGCTGGTCACCTCCTCCGGGGAGGGCAAGGAGATCGCCGCCCGGCTGGCCCTGCGGCTGGGCTCCGGCGTGATCACCGACGCCGTCGACCTCAACTCGGGTGACAGCGGCCCGGTCGCCACCCAGGCGGCGTTCGCCGCCTCGTTCACCACCACCTCGCGGGTCTCCCACGGCGTCCCGGTGATCACCGTCAAGCCCAACGCCACCAGCCCGGAGGCCGCTCCGGCCGCGGGCGCGGTCGAGACCGTCACCGTGGCGTTCTCCGCCACCGCCACCGGTACCAAGGTCACCTCGCGCACCCCGCGCGTGTCCACCGGCCGCCCGGAGCTGACCGAGGCCGCGATCGTGGTCTCCGGCGGCCGCGGCGTCGGCGCGGCCGAGGGCTTCGGCGTGGTCGAGGAGCTGGCCGACTCGCTCGGCGCGGCCGTCGGCGCCTCCCGCGCCGCCGTCGACGCCGGGTGGTACCCGCACAGCAACCAGGTCGGCCAGACCGGCAAGCAGGTCTCGCCGCAGCTCTACATCGCCAACGGCATCTCCGGCGCGATCCAGCACCGGGCCGGCATGCAGACCTCGAAGACCATCGTCGCCGTCAACAAGGACGCCGAGGCCCCGATCTTCGAGCTCGCCGACTACGGCGTGGTCGGCGACCTCTTCAACGTGCTGCCGCAGCTGACCGCCGAGGTCAAGGCCCGCAAGGGCTGA
- a CDS encoding DUF4184 family protein has product MPFTFSHPAAVLPFLPPPRDGRPHGPLIASALVAGSLAPDLPYFAQSLLPGSYGIGAATHRAWAVATLDVAIAAGLVGAWHGLLREPLVALLPEPWADRAEALTAPVGKRDPYDAAWFTASAALGALTHVGWDAFTHVGRVGERLVPALRREVAGVPVPLALQWSTSAIGLGLLAADGGRRLRAATPVPRRITLRPAVRRGATAFIGAGAAVGALHRLAREAPRGGGRPSLSSLVATVSFGGGAGAAAAATAYALAARVTLGPPPRRPEPPDAAAAPAALRRPGPGAGPS; this is encoded by the coding sequence GTGCCGTTCACCTTCAGCCACCCCGCCGCCGTCCTGCCCTTCCTGCCGCCGCCGCGGGACGGCCGCCCGCACGGCCCGCTGATCGCCTCCGCTCTCGTCGCCGGATCGCTCGCGCCCGACCTCCCGTACTTCGCGCAGTCGTTGCTCCCGGGCAGCTACGGCATCGGCGCGGCCACCCACCGCGCCTGGGCCGTGGCCACGCTGGACGTCGCCATCGCCGCCGGACTGGTCGGCGCCTGGCACGGGCTGCTGCGCGAGCCGCTGGTGGCGCTGCTGCCGGAGCCCTGGGCCGACCGCGCGGAGGCCCTGACCGCCCCGGTCGGCAAGCGCGACCCCTACGACGCCGCCTGGTTCACCGCCTCCGCCGCGCTCGGCGCGCTCACCCACGTCGGCTGGGACGCCTTCACCCATGTCGGCCGGGTCGGCGAGCGACTCGTCCCGGCGCTGCGCCGGGAGGTGGCCGGGGTGCCGGTGCCGCTGGCACTGCAGTGGTCCACCTCGGCGATCGGCCTCGGCCTGCTCGCCGCCGACGGCGGGCGGCGGCTGCGCGCGGCGACCCCGGTGCCGCGCCGGATCACCCTGCGGCCCGCCGTCCGCCGCGGCGCCACCGCGTTCATCGGCGCCGGCGCGGCGGTCGGCGCGCTGCACCGGCTGGCCCGGGAGGCCCCGCGCGGCGGCGGCAGGCCCTCGCTGTCCAGCCTGGTGGCCACCGTCAGCTTCGGCGGCGGGGCCGGGGCCGCCGCCGCGGCCACCGCCTACGCGCTGGCCGCCCGGGTCACCCTCGGCCCGCCGCCGCGCCGCCCCGAGCCGCCCGACGCTGCCGCCGCCCCAGCGGCGCTCAGGAGGCCGGGACCTGGAGCCGGTCCCAGCTGA
- a CDS encoding geranylgeranyl reductase family protein produces MTQTQGPSGEQNPTSDDPSDDPSEDASAHRLAAEGRDRDEPEADELGGVWDVVVVGAGPAGSSAAYAAASAPGAEGRRVLLLDKAAPPRYKTCGGGIIGPSRDALPPGFQLPLKDRVHAITFTMDGKLPRTRRSQRMLFGLVNRDEFDERLVQCAEKAGAVPATGVAVSGLRPEPDGLVTVILQDGRSVLARSVVGADGSAGRTGAHVGVTFDQVDLGLEAEIPVPPEVAAQWTGRVLLDWGSISGSYGWVFPKGDSLTVGVIAARGKGAETRAYLKEFITRLGLAGFEPSIESGHLTRCRADDSPLAKGRVLVAGDAAGLLEPWTREGISYALRSGRLAGEWAVRVAAAQDPTEVNRQALGYTSAIRADLGQEMRIGRKLMSAFERRPRAFHIAAIGLRPAWRAFARVTQGHTTFAGLARSHGLGRQTLMMLIRR; encoded by the coding sequence GTGACGCAGACCCAGGGCCCCAGCGGCGAGCAGAACCCGACCAGCGACGACCCCAGCGACGACCCCAGCGAGGACGCGTCCGCGCACCGCCTCGCCGCCGAGGGCCGCGACCGCGACGAGCCGGAGGCGGACGAACTCGGCGGTGTCTGGGACGTCGTGGTCGTCGGCGCCGGTCCCGCCGGATCCTCGGCCGCCTACGCGGCGGCCTCCGCCCCGGGCGCCGAGGGGCGGCGGGTGCTGCTGCTCGACAAGGCGGCCCCGCCCCGCTACAAGACCTGCGGCGGCGGCATCATCGGCCCCTCCCGGGACGCCCTGCCGCCCGGCTTCCAGCTCCCGCTCAAGGACCGGGTCCACGCCATCACCTTCACCATGGACGGCAAACTGCCGCGCACCCGCCGCTCCCAGCGGATGCTCTTCGGCCTGGTCAACCGGGACGAGTTCGACGAGCGGCTGGTCCAGTGCGCGGAGAAGGCGGGCGCGGTGCCGGCCACGGGCGTCGCCGTCAGCGGCCTGCGGCCGGAGCCGGACGGCCTGGTCACCGTCATCCTCCAGGACGGCCGCAGCGTGCTCGCCCGCAGCGTGGTCGGCGCGGACGGCAGCGCCGGACGCACCGGCGCGCACGTCGGGGTCACCTTCGACCAGGTGGACCTCGGCCTGGAGGCGGAGATCCCGGTCCCGCCGGAGGTCGCCGCGCAGTGGACCGGTCGGGTCCTGCTGGACTGGGGCTCGATCTCCGGCTCCTACGGCTGGGTCTTCCCCAAGGGCGACAGCCTCACCGTCGGCGTGATCGCCGCCCGGGGCAAGGGCGCGGAGACCCGGGCCTACCTCAAGGAGTTCATCACCCGGCTCGGCCTGGCCGGGTTCGAGCCGTCGATCGAGTCCGGCCACCTCACCCGCTGCCGCGCCGACGACTCGCCGCTGGCCAAGGGCCGGGTGCTGGTCGCGGGCGACGCGGCGGGCCTGCTGGAGCCGTGGACCCGGGAGGGCATCTCCTACGCGCTGCGCTCGGGCCGGCTCGCCGGGGAGTGGGCGGTGCGGGTCGCCGCGGCGCAGGACCCGACCGAGGTGAACCGGCAGGCCCTCGGCTACACCTCCGCCATCAGGGCCGACCTGGGCCAGGAGATGCGCATCGGCCGCAAGCTGATGTCCGCGTTCGAGCGCCGCCCGCGCGCCTTCCACATCGCCGCGATCGGACTGCGCCCGGCGTGGCGGGCCTTCGCCCGGGTCACCCAGGGGCACACCACCTTTGCCGGGCTGGCGCGTTCGCACGGTCTCGGACGGCAGACCCTGATGATGCTGATCCGCCGCTGA
- a CDS encoding sensor histidine kinase — MTWDADGRPGPPGWARRGREHRWSGDDRPPGAGFGGPWGGRTPRGSGRGRRGPLFLPVVVAVVQLVGTRVVQQHGHPQHLLDPFGYALLLLGPLCLVVRDRWPVAACAGTSAVAAVYVWAGFQVGPVFLSFVVGFVGAVLSGHRRAAWLSVGGLYAVHLAVALGTHRFHAPTEVGLLAWLLLVVLAAEVVRTRTEHRQQWQRARAEREQRIADEQRIAVARELHDVLAHSISLINVQAGVALELLDGDPEQARRALTTIKQTSKDALGEVRQVLGALRTPGSAAPRAPEPGLDRLDELVRQAAAAGLTVALRIEGEPAPLPQGVGLAAFRIVQEGLTNVIRHSSARTAEVVVGYRADAVLVRVTDPGPLSATGGPRAGGSGSGLAGMRERAAALGGGVSAGPLGAGFEVRAELPRHAPREMP, encoded by the coding sequence ATGACCTGGGACGCGGACGGCCGCCCCGGCCCGCCCGGGTGGGCGCGGCGCGGACGGGAGCACCGGTGGTCGGGCGACGACCGCCCGCCCGGAGCCGGCTTCGGCGGCCCCTGGGGCGGCCGAACGCCCAGGGGCTCCGGCCGGGGGCGGCGCGGGCCGCTGTTCCTCCCGGTGGTGGTCGCCGTCGTCCAGCTGGTCGGTACCCGGGTGGTGCAGCAGCACGGCCACCCGCAGCACCTGTTGGACCCGTTCGGGTACGCGCTGCTGCTGCTCGGGCCGCTGTGCCTGGTGGTCCGCGACCGCTGGCCGGTGGCCGCCTGCGCGGGCACCAGCGCGGTCGCGGCGGTCTACGTGTGGGCGGGCTTCCAGGTCGGCCCGGTGTTCCTGAGCTTCGTGGTCGGCTTCGTCGGCGCGGTGCTGTCCGGGCACCGCCGGGCGGCCTGGCTCTCGGTCGGCGGCCTGTACGCGGTGCACCTGGCGGTGGCGCTGGGCACGCACCGCTTCCACGCCCCCACCGAAGTCGGCCTGCTGGCCTGGCTGCTGCTGGTGGTGCTGGCCGCCGAGGTGGTCCGCACCCGCACCGAGCACCGCCAGCAGTGGCAGCGGGCCCGCGCCGAACGCGAGCAGCGGATCGCCGACGAGCAGCGGATCGCCGTCGCCCGGGAGCTGCACGACGTGCTCGCGCACAGCATCTCGCTGATCAACGTCCAGGCGGGGGTGGCCCTGGAGCTGCTGGACGGCGATCCGGAGCAGGCCCGCCGGGCGCTCACCACCATCAAGCAGACCAGCAAGGACGCCCTCGGCGAGGTACGCCAGGTGCTGGGCGCGCTGCGGACGCCTGGCAGCGCCGCGCCGCGCGCGCCGGAGCCGGGCCTGGACCGGCTGGACGAGCTGGTCCGGCAGGCGGCGGCGGCCGGTCTGACGGTCGCACTGCGGATCGAGGGCGAGCCCGCGCCGCTGCCGCAGGGGGTGGGCCTGGCCGCCTTCCGCATCGTCCAGGAGGGCCTGACCAACGTGATCCGGCACTCCTCGGCGCGGACCGCCGAGGTGGTGGTCGGCTACCGGGCGGACGCGGTGCTGGTGCGGGTCACCGACCCGGGGCCGCTGTCGGCGACCGGCGGGCCGCGCGCCGGGGGCTCCGGCAGCGGGCTGGCCGGGATGCGCGAGCGGGCCGCCGCGCTCGGCGGCGGCGTCAGCGCGGGCCCGCTGGGCGCGGGCTTCGAGGTCCGGGCCGAACTGCCCCGACACGCACCGAGGGAGATGCCATGA
- a CDS encoding 1-acyl-sn-glycerol-3-phosphate acyltransferase: MADLVYPPIIGAARTLFRALDLKLEVIGADNVPRTGGAVLVSNHVSYLDFIFAGWGALKAGNRKTRFMAKDDVFRHRISGPLMRGMKHIPVDRSDGQPAYDAAVRALKAGEVVGVFPEATISRSFTLKKFKTGAARMAADAGVPLLPMAVWGTQRLWTKGRPKTLTRRHTPITIIVGEPIRLTPEDRPVMVTRRLRAAMTELLDRAQTTYPDSPSGPEDTWWQPAHLGGSAPTLEVAEAEDERESAEKAARRAAAAAL, translated from the coding sequence GTGGCTGATCTTGTGTACCCGCCCATCATCGGGGCGGCACGGACGCTTTTCCGCGCGCTCGACCTGAAGTTGGAGGTCATCGGCGCCGACAACGTGCCGCGCACCGGCGGCGCCGTCCTGGTCAGCAACCATGTGAGCTACCTCGACTTCATCTTCGCCGGATGGGGCGCGCTCAAGGCCGGTAACCGCAAGACCCGCTTCATGGCCAAGGACGACGTCTTCAGGCACCGGATCTCCGGCCCGCTGATGCGCGGCATGAAGCACATCCCGGTGGACCGCTCCGACGGCCAGCCCGCGTACGACGCGGCGGTCCGGGCGCTGAAGGCGGGCGAGGTGGTCGGCGTCTTCCCCGAAGCCACCATCAGCCGCTCGTTCACCCTGAAGAAGTTCAAGACCGGGGCGGCCCGGATGGCCGCCGACGCGGGCGTGCCGCTGCTGCCGATGGCCGTCTGGGGCACCCAGCGGCTGTGGACCAAGGGACGGCCGAAGACGCTGACCCGGCGGCACACCCCGATCACGATCATCGTCGGAGAACCGATTCGGCTGACCCCCGAGGACCGCCCGGTGATGGTCACCCGGCGGCTCCGCGCCGCCATGACCGAACTGCTGGACCGCGCGCAGACCACCTACCCGGACTCGCCCAGCGGCCCGGAGGACACCTGGTGGCAGCCCGCCCACCTCGGCGGCTCGGCCCCGACCCTGGAGGTCGCCGAGGCCGAGGACGAGCGGGAGAGCGCGGAGAAGGCCGCCCGCCGGGCCGCCGCCGCCGCTCTCTGA
- a CDS encoding NUDIX domain-containing protein: MIVWVNGTYGVGKSATARELRELLPGSTLFEPETVAAGLRQLLPPAGQDAVTDIQDHASWRQLVPAAAVALLAELPGPLIVPTALLRQDHRDEIFGTVAARRVPVHHVLLHAEETILRKRIEADETESAATRQWRLDQLADYRRARSWLLQDAALVDSTELTPRQAAERIADIVRSGAARCPIVEHSVHTGDTVAAAVLLFDDQDRVLLVDPVYKPGWEFPGGVVEDGEQPSLAATREVAEELGIPLDPTRLRLLVTDWEPHRGPRTGGLRLVFDGGRLTPGQSAAVALQAEELRGWRFTSEAEWRALLPESKRRRLAAALRAKAAAEVRYLEAGTAVGDS; the protein is encoded by the coding sequence GTGATTGTCTGGGTCAACGGCACATACGGCGTCGGAAAGTCGGCCACGGCCCGGGAGTTGAGAGAGCTGCTGCCCGGCAGCACGCTGTTCGAGCCGGAGACGGTCGCCGCCGGACTGCGGCAACTACTGCCGCCCGCAGGCCAGGACGCGGTGACGGACATTCAGGACCACGCCTCCTGGCGGCAGTTGGTCCCGGCGGCGGCGGTGGCGCTGCTGGCGGAGCTGCCCGGACCGCTGATCGTGCCGACGGCGCTGCTGCGCCAGGACCACCGGGACGAGATCTTCGGCACGGTCGCGGCCCGCCGGGTCCCGGTGCACCATGTGCTGCTGCACGCCGAGGAAACGATCCTGCGGAAGCGGATCGAGGCCGACGAGACCGAGTCCGCGGCCACCCGGCAGTGGCGGCTCGACCAGCTGGCCGACTACCGGCGCGCCCGCTCCTGGCTGCTCCAGGACGCGGCGTTGGTGGACAGCACCGAACTGACGCCCCGTCAAGCGGCGGAGCGGATAGCCGACATCGTACGCTCCGGGGCCGCCCGATGTCCGATCGTGGAGCACTCGGTGCACACCGGGGACACCGTGGCGGCGGCGGTGCTGCTCTTCGACGACCAGGACCGGGTGCTGCTGGTGGACCCGGTCTACAAGCCCGGCTGGGAGTTCCCCGGCGGCGTGGTCGAGGACGGCGAGCAGCCCTCGCTGGCCGCCACCCGCGAAGTGGCCGAGGAACTGGGCATCCCGCTCGACCCCACCCGGCTGCGGCTGCTGGTCACCGACTGGGAGCCGCACCGGGGGCCGCGCACCGGCGGCCTGCGCCTGGTCTTCGACGGCGGACGGCTCACCCCCGGGCAGTCGGCGGCGGTCGCGCTCCAGGCCGAGGAGTTGCGCGGCTGGCGGTTCACCAGCGAGGCGGAGTGGCGCGCGCTGCTCCCGGAGAGCAAGCGCCGGCGGCTCGCCGCCGCGCTGCGGGCCAAGGCCGCCGCCGAGGTCCGCTACCTGGAGGCCGGGACCGCCGTCGGCGACAGCTGA
- a CDS encoding GH25 family lysozyme has translation MTISGIDVSDYQGPAPDLSGASFALVKATEGTTFVSSVQAAQAAHARAGGLLVGWYHFLWPGDIEAQAQWFVTKCGSVPGDTLWIDWETTTAGTSASGAEKDAMLAAVKALRPDHRVGLYCDLTFWKTVDTTSDCGDGLWIADPDSPAGQPAVEHPWVIHQWGVSGVDHDVADFPSVEAMRQWAAVPAPKPPADAYQPYPGADWFQVGRVSPIIGRMHDRLVAVGCDRYKSTLDKDVIGSGDISSYEAWQRKCGFVGAAATWPPGLLSWDRLQVPAS, from the coding sequence ATGACGATAAGCGGTATCGACGTCTCCGACTACCAGGGCCCGGCACCGGACCTGTCCGGTGCTTCGTTCGCGTTGGTGAAGGCCACCGAGGGGACCACCTTCGTCAGTTCGGTCCAGGCCGCCCAGGCCGCGCACGCCCGGGCCGGGGGCCTGCTGGTGGGCTGGTACCACTTCCTGTGGCCGGGCGACATCGAGGCGCAGGCGCAGTGGTTCGTCACCAAGTGCGGCAGTGTGCCCGGTGACACGCTGTGGATCGACTGGGAGACGACCACGGCCGGTACCAGTGCCAGCGGCGCCGAGAAGGACGCGATGCTGGCCGCGGTCAAGGCGCTGCGGCCGGACCACCGCGTCGGACTGTACTGCGATCTGACGTTCTGGAAGACCGTCGACACCACCTCGGACTGCGGCGACGGCCTGTGGATCGCCGACCCGGACTCACCGGCCGGGCAGCCCGCGGTGGAGCACCCGTGGGTCATCCACCAGTGGGGCGTCAGCGGCGTCGACCACGACGTGGCCGACTTCCCCAGCGTCGAGGCGATGCGGCAGTGGGCGGCCGTGCCCGCGCCGAAGCCCCCGGCCGACGCCTACCAGCCGTACCCGGGCGCGGACTGGTTCCAGGTCGGCCGGGTGTCGCCGATCATCGGCCGGATGCACGACCGGCTGGTGGCGGTGGGCTGCGACCGCTACAAGTCGACGCTCGACAAGGACGTCATCGGCAGCGGCGACATCAGCAGCTACGAGGCCTGGCAGCGCAAGTGCGGCTTCGTCGGGGCCGCGGCGACCTGGCCGCCCGGCCTCCTCAGCTGGGACCGGCTCCAGGTCCCGGCCTCCTGA
- a CDS encoding acyl-CoA synthetase, with the protein MGLLDALDGRHGDAPDAVSVDGVALSREQLRSAAGALAARIAGAPALAVLARPTLETVVATVAGLLAGVPVVPVPPDAGPKEREHILRDSAAPLLAVAARDADTEAYGARTLTVDPAERGDAPAEPAGGTAFILYTSGTTGAPKGVLLSRDAVAAGLDGLADAWAWTPEDTLVHGLPLFHVHGLILGALGPLRVGGALVHTGRPTPEAYAAAGGSLYFGVPTVWSRVAADGSAARALAPARLLVSGSAPLPVPVFERLAALTGHAPVERYGMTETLITLSTRADGERRPGSVGLPLAGVRTRLLAEDGSPAPHDAETVGELQVSGPTLSDGYLHRPDADAESRTPDGWFRTGDVAVIGPDGFHRIVGRASVDLIKSGGFRIGAGEVEAALRDHPAVADAAVIGAPDADLGQAVVAYVIPAGEVSGGELTAFVAERLSVHKRPRRVVLVEELPRNAMGKVLKKRLLELEG; encoded by the coding sequence GTGGGCTTGCTGGACGCACTGGACGGTCGCCATGGCGACGCGCCCGACGCGGTGTCGGTCGACGGGGTAGCGCTCTCGCGCGAACAACTCCGGTCGGCGGCAGGCGCGCTGGCCGCGCGGATCGCCGGGGCCCCGGCGCTCGCGGTGCTCGCCCGGCCGACGCTGGAGACGGTGGTGGCGACCGTCGCCGGGCTGCTCGCGGGCGTCCCGGTGGTCCCGGTGCCGCCGGACGCCGGGCCCAAGGAACGCGAGCACATCCTGCGCGACTCGGCCGCGCCGCTGCTCGCGGTCGCCGCCCGGGACGCCGACACCGAGGCCTACGGCGCCCGGACGCTGACTGTCGACCCGGCCGAACGCGGCGACGCCCCGGCCGAACCGGCGGGCGGCACCGCCTTCATCCTCTACACCTCGGGCACCACCGGCGCGCCCAAGGGCGTACTGCTCAGCCGGGACGCGGTCGCCGCCGGGCTGGACGGCCTGGCCGACGCCTGGGCCTGGACCCCCGAGGACACCCTGGTCCACGGGCTGCCGCTGTTCCACGTGCACGGCCTGATCCTCGGCGCGCTGGGCCCGCTGCGGGTCGGCGGCGCGCTGGTGCACACCGGTCGGCCCACGCCCGAGGCGTACGCGGCGGCGGGCGGATCGCTGTACTTCGGCGTGCCCACGGTCTGGTCGCGGGTGGCCGCCGACGGCTCCGCGGCCCGGGCGCTGGCCCCGGCCCGGCTGCTGGTCTCCGGCAGCGCGCCGCTGCCGGTGCCGGTGTTCGAGCGGCTGGCCGCGCTGACCGGGCACGCCCCGGTGGAGCGCTACGGCATGACCGAGACCCTGATCACCCTCAGTACCCGCGCGGACGGCGAGCGCCGACCCGGCAGCGTCGGCCTGCCGCTGGCCGGGGTGCGCACCCGGCTGCTGGCCGAGGACGGCTCCCCGGCGCCGCACGACGCCGAGACCGTCGGCGAGTTGCAGGTCTCCGGCCCCACCCTGAGCGACGGCTACCTGCACCGCCCGGACGCCGACGCCGAGTCGCGGACCCCGGACGGCTGGTTCCGCACCGGCGACGTCGCGGTGATCGGCCCGGACGGCTTCCACCGGATCGTCGGCCGGGCCTCGGTCGACCTGATCAAGAGCGGCGGGTTCCGGATCGGCGCGGGCGAGGTCGAGGCCGCGCTGCGGGACCACCCGGCGGTCGCCGACGCGGCCGTGATCGGCGCGCCGGACGCCGACCTCGGGCAGGCGGTGGTCGCCTACGTGATCCCGGCCGGCGAGGTCAGCGGCGGCGAACTGACCGCCTTCGTGGCCGAACGGCTCTCGGTGCACAAGCGCCCGCGCCGGGTGGTGCTGGTCGAGGAACTGCCCCGGAACGCCATGGGCAAGGTGCTGAAGAAGCGACTGCTGGAACTGGAGGGCTGA
- a CDS encoding electron transfer flavoprotein subunit beta/FixA family protein, with protein sequence MSLRIVVCVKYVPDATGDRRFADDTTTDRDSVDGLLSELDEYGVEQALKIAEASGDAEVTVLTVGPDDAKDALRKALSMGADKAVHVNDDDIHGTDVIGTSAILAKAIEKTGFDLVVCGMASTDGTMGVVPALLAERLAVPQVTLLSEVTVQDGTVRGRRDGDAATELLEAALPAVVSVTDQSGEARYPSFKGIMAAKKKPVTSLDLDDLGIDAEEVGLAGAWTAVETIVARPARTAGTIVKDEGEGGKQLAAFLAAQKFI encoded by the coding sequence GTGAGCTTGAGGATCGTTGTCTGTGTGAAGTACGTGCCCGACGCGACCGGTGACCGTCGCTTCGCCGACGACACCACGACCGACCGGGATTCCGTCGACGGGCTCCTTTCGGAGCTGGACGAGTACGGCGTGGAGCAGGCGCTGAAGATCGCCGAGGCCTCCGGCGACGCCGAGGTGACCGTGCTGACGGTCGGCCCCGACGACGCCAAGGACGCCCTGCGGAAGGCCCTGTCCATGGGCGCCGACAAGGCCGTCCACGTCAACGACGACGACATCCACGGCACCGACGTGATCGGCACCTCCGCCATCCTGGCCAAGGCGATCGAGAAGACCGGCTTCGACCTGGTCGTCTGCGGCATGGCCTCCACCGACGGCACCATGGGCGTGGTCCCCGCGCTGCTGGCCGAGCGCCTGGCCGTGCCGCAGGTCACCCTGCTCTCCGAGGTCACCGTGCAGGACGGCACCGTGCGCGGACGCCGCGACGGGGACGCGGCCACCGAGCTGCTGGAGGCCGCCCTGCCCGCCGTGGTCTCGGTCACCGACCAGTCCGGCGAGGCCCGTTACCCGTCCTTCAAGGGCATCATGGCCGCCAAGAAGAAGCCGGTGACCTCGCTGGACCTGGACGACCTGGGCATCGACGCGGAGGAGGTCGGCCTGGCCGGCGCCTGGACCGCGGTGGAGACCATCGTCGCCCGTCCGGCGCGCACCGCGGGCACGATCGTCAAGGACGAGGGCGAGGGCGGCAAGCAGCTGGCTGCCTTCCTGGCCGCGCAGAAGTTCATCTGA